One window from the genome of Metabacillus flavus encodes:
- a CDS encoding carboxymuconolactone decarboxylase family protein produces the protein MDHMEPRNSTEAALHQYKMGLGAFTQKMPEFAHQFNAFTEACFQAGELSQKDKQLIALGISLYSQDEYCIIYHTKGCLDQGATEQEILEAVGVTAAFGGGAAMSQAVTLVQECMTELNQLKQ, from the coding sequence ATGGATCATATGGAGCCTCGTAATTCAACAGAAGCTGCCTTGCATCAGTATAAGATGGGTCTTGGAGCCTTTACTCAAAAAATGCCGGAATTCGCTCATCAGTTCAATGCGTTTACGGAAGCATGTTTTCAGGCAGGCGAGCTGTCTCAAAAAGACAAACAGCTGATCGCCCTCGGAATTAGTCTTTATTCACAGGATGAGTATTGCATTATCTACCATACAAAAGGGTGCCTTGACCAAGGGGCGACAGAACAGGAAATTTTAGAAGCTGTTGGTGTGACCGCAGCCTTTGGAGGCGGAGCAGCCATGAGCCAGGCCGTTACCCTTGTCCAGGAATGCATGACTGAATTAAATCAGCTTAAGCAATAA
- a CDS encoding methionine ABC transporter permease — MLEQLFPEVNWDKVWTAAAETIYMTGVSVLATFILGILLGLLLFLTSKGNVWENRIVNIIISAFVNVFRSIPFIILIILLIPFTKALVGSMLGAEAALPALIIGAAPFYARMVEIGLREIDKGVIEAARSMGASTFTIIWKVLLPESMPALASGITVTAIALVGYSAMAGVIGAGGLGNLAYLEGFQRSNNEVTLVATILILIIVFILQIIGDLITRKLDKR; from the coding sequence ATGCTTGAGCAATTATTTCCAGAAGTGAATTGGGATAAGGTTTGGACGGCTGCAGCTGAAACGATTTATATGACCGGCGTTTCGGTGCTGGCAACTTTTATTCTTGGAATTCTCCTTGGATTGCTATTATTCCTTACATCAAAAGGAAACGTCTGGGAAAATCGGATTGTAAACATTATTATTTCAGCTTTCGTGAACGTTTTTCGTTCCATACCTTTCATTATTTTAATCATCCTTTTGATTCCATTCACAAAAGCGCTCGTTGGGTCTATGCTCGGTGCAGAAGCTGCACTTCCCGCTTTAATCATCGGCGCAGCGCCTTTTTACGCAAGAATGGTTGAAATCGGTTTAAGGGAAATTGATAAAGGGGTTATTGAAGCAGCAAGATCAATGGGTGCTTCCACCTTTACGATCATCTGGAAGGTCCTCTTGCCGGAATCGATGCCAGCCCTTGCATCAGGTATTACCGTTACCGCTATTGCTCTAGTCGGATACTCGGCTATGGCAGGTGTCATCGGTGCCGGCGGACTTGGGAATCTTGCTTATTTGGAAGGCTTCCAGCGCAGCAACAATGAAGTGACGTTAGTAGCTACCATTCTTATCTTAATTATTGTGTTTATTCTCCAAATCATTGGAGATCTCATTACAAGAAAACTAGACAAACGCTAG
- a CDS encoding dicarboxylate/amino acid:cation symporter, with translation MRINFRNLTVQVVIGIILGIIVGSLFPEFAVKLKILADIFIKMIKMVIAPIIFLTIVIGIGGMGDLKKVGRIGGKALIYFEIVTTFALAIGILVVNLVQPGAGVNKEGASSDAVSTYEEQAKDTDHGIVGFITDIVPENAIGAMAEGELLPILFFAVLFGVAAASLGEKSKPVIQLFERFTDIFFGIVNMIMKVSPIAAFGAMAFTIGEFGVESLANLGKLMASVYLTMFLFIILVLGSIAKYFGFSIFKFIAYIKEEILLVLGTSSSESALPKMMEKLERYGCSKSVVGLVIPTGYSFNLDGTSIYLSMAAIFIAQAYGIDLTIWQELTLLGILMLTSKGAAGVTGSGFITLAATVAAFPIIPVEGIALLIGVDRFMSEARAITNLIGNGVATVVISKNENEFHPPSVSSDRKANFDA, from the coding sequence ATGAGAATTAATTTTCGCAATTTAACAGTACAAGTGGTGATAGGGATTATCCTTGGGATCATTGTAGGGTCTCTTTTCCCAGAGTTCGCCGTAAAATTAAAAATACTCGCTGACATCTTTATAAAGATGATTAAGATGGTGATTGCACCGATTATTTTCTTGACTATCGTCATTGGAATTGGCGGAATGGGAGACCTTAAGAAGGTAGGACGGATCGGGGGCAAAGCATTAATTTATTTTGAAATTGTGACAACCTTTGCGCTTGCTATAGGGATTCTTGTTGTGAATCTTGTTCAGCCTGGTGCCGGCGTAAACAAAGAAGGAGCAAGCAGTGATGCAGTAAGTACATACGAAGAACAGGCGAAAGATACAGATCACGGAATAGTTGGGTTCATAACAGATATTGTCCCTGAAAATGCGATCGGGGCCATGGCGGAAGGCGAATTGCTTCCTATTCTGTTTTTTGCTGTTCTATTCGGCGTGGCCGCTGCTAGTCTTGGGGAAAAGTCCAAGCCAGTAATCCAGCTTTTTGAACGGTTTACTGATATTTTCTTCGGGATTGTTAACATGATCATGAAGGTCTCGCCAATCGCCGCCTTTGGTGCAATGGCTTTTACGATTGGTGAATTCGGGGTTGAATCGCTTGCGAACCTTGGCAAGCTGATGGCTTCTGTCTATCTGACGATGTTCTTATTTATTATTTTAGTTCTGGGGAGCATAGCCAAATACTTTGGATTCAGCATCTTCAAATTCATTGCCTATATTAAAGAGGAAATCCTGCTCGTTCTTGGAACTTCATCCTCAGAATCAGCTCTGCCTAAAATGATGGAGAAACTGGAGAGGTATGGCTGTTCTAAATCTGTAGTCGGCTTGGTAATCCCAACCGGATATTCCTTCAACCTTGATGGCACATCGATCTATTTATCGATGGCAGCCATCTTTATTGCCCAGGCATATGGAATCGATCTGACGATATGGCAGGAGCTTACGCTATTGGGGATTTTGATGCTGACCTCTAAAGGAGCTGCAGGAGTCACGGGGTCAGGATTTATAACACTGGCTGCAACTGTTGCTGCTTTTCCTATTATTCCCGTTGAAGGGATCGCTCTTTTGATCGGGGTAGACCGTTTTATGTCGGAAGCGAGGGCGATTACCAACCTGATCGGAAATGGAGTAGCAACCGTTGTTATTTCCAAAAATGAAAATGAGTTTCATCCTCCATCTGTTTCATCAGACAGAAAGGCTAATTTCGATGCTTAA
- a CDS encoding thioredoxin family protein has protein sequence MIEVNEKQISGMMNKGRFTLYLYTPFCGTCQLAKRMLTVVDEALPETDIYMANLNYLPGYAEKWEVESVPCLLVFENGHLKTKQYAFQSVEFLYTLLRKDGA, from the coding sequence ATGATTGAAGTAAATGAAAAGCAGATATCCGGGATGATGAATAAGGGACGGTTTACTTTGTATCTCTATACGCCCTTTTGCGGAACCTGCCAGCTTGCAAAGCGTATGCTTACAGTAGTGGATGAGGCATTGCCGGAAACGGACATTTATATGGCGAATCTTAATTATTTACCGGGTTATGCAGAAAAATGGGAAGTCGAGAGTGTTCCATGCCTGCTGGTTTTTGAAAATGGGCATCTAAAAACGAAACAATATGCATTTCAATCTGTGGAATTTTTATATACACTTCTTCGAAAAGACGGCGCTTAA
- a CDS encoding MetQ/NlpA family ABC transporter substrate-binding protein, whose product MKKLLLSTVFAVSALALSACGTSDSGSGSEEKGKLVVGASNVPHAEILEEAKPLLEKKGVELEIKTFQDYILPNKTLADKEIDANYFQHIPYLESQMAENKNYDFVNAGGIHIEPIGVYSKKYKSLDKLPKGAEIIMSNSVADHGRILTMLESEGLIKLKEGVDKTKATVEDIEENKKDIKFKADVEASLLPQIYNNDEGDAVLINTNYAIDAGLNPQKDAIALEGSDSPYVNIIAVRKGDENKKEVKALVEVLHSDEIKKFIDEKYEGAVVPVDK is encoded by the coding sequence ATGAAGAAATTATTATTAAGTACAGTATTTGCGGTATCCGCGCTGGCATTATCGGCGTGCGGGACATCCGATTCAGGCTCAGGCAGTGAAGAAAAAGGGAAATTGGTTGTAGGTGCATCCAACGTTCCTCACGCCGAAATTCTTGAAGAAGCTAAGCCTCTTTTAGAGAAAAAAGGAGTAGAACTGGAAATTAAAACGTTCCAGGACTATATTCTTCCGAATAAAACACTTGCTGACAAAGAAATTGATGCTAACTACTTCCAGCACATTCCGTACCTTGAGTCTCAGATGGCTGAAAATAAAAATTATGATTTTGTGAATGCCGGTGGAATTCATATCGAGCCAATTGGAGTGTATTCAAAGAAATACAAATCACTTGATAAGCTTCCTAAGGGAGCTGAAATCATCATGAGCAACTCGGTTGCAGACCACGGACGAATTCTGACTATGCTTGAGAGTGAAGGCCTGATTAAGCTTAAAGAAGGTGTAGACAAAACGAAAGCTACGGTTGAAGATATTGAGGAGAATAAAAAGGATATTAAATTCAAAGCTGATGTAGAAGCAAGTCTTCTTCCGCAAATCTACAACAATGATGAGGGCGATGCAGTGCTAATCAACACAAATTACGCGATTGATGCAGGACTTAATCCACAAAAAGATGCGATTGCGTTAGAAGGTTCTGATTCTCCGTATGTAAACATCATTGCTGTCCGCAAAGGCGATGAAAATAAAAAAGAAGTAAAAGCACTTGTTGAAGTGCTTCACTCTGATGAAATCAAAAAATTCATTGATGAAAAATACGAGGGTGCGGTTGTACCTGTAGACAAATAA
- a CDS encoding O-acetylhomoserine aminocarboxypropyltransferase/cysteine synthase family protein yields the protein MSENGFRQETLAVHGGLKEDPITGARAVPIYQSNAYLFKDTDHAADLFALKEPGYIYTRIHNPTVSVLEERVAQLEGGAGALAVSSGMAAITLAILNIAEAGDEIVAASNLYGGTYNLFANTLPRYGIKTVFADASDPENFKKAITQKTKAIFGEIIGNPSLQVLDVASVSEIAHEAGIPLIIDNTFATPYLFRPIDHGADIVVHSATKWLLGNGTTLGGIIVDGGKFDWSTGKFPAFVTPDPSYHNIVFAEALGELAYIVKARVQLLRDLGPALSPYNAFQFTLGLETLHVRMKEHIANTRKIVSYLQNHPAIKWVLYPELEGHPSKSLADRYLPKGAGAVIVFGIDRGLEEGKAVINHTKLWSHVANVGDAKSLIIHPASTTHQQLGKEELSEAGVSEDLIRLSVGIEHSDDLIEDLESAIFAATGKRSLTVISN from the coding sequence ATGAGTGAGAATGGATTCAGACAGGAAACACTGGCCGTACATGGAGGACTTAAGGAGGACCCGATTACAGGAGCAAGAGCCGTACCTATTTATCAGTCCAATGCCTATTTGTTTAAGGACACGGATCATGCAGCCGATCTTTTTGCTTTAAAAGAGCCAGGGTACATCTATACCAGGATACATAATCCTACCGTTTCAGTGCTAGAAGAGAGGGTGGCGCAGCTTGAGGGCGGGGCAGGTGCTCTTGCTGTTTCGAGCGGAATGGCAGCCATTACCCTCGCGATACTAAATATTGCAGAAGCTGGAGATGAAATTGTCGCAGCTTCCAATCTTTACGGCGGAACCTATAATTTATTTGCTAACACATTGCCGAGATACGGAATCAAAACAGTTTTTGCCGATGCATCAGATCCTGAGAATTTTAAGAAGGCAATCACTCAAAAAACGAAGGCAATTTTCGGAGAAATAATCGGAAATCCCAGTCTTCAGGTTCTTGATGTTGCATCGGTATCTGAAATTGCTCATGAAGCGGGGATCCCTTTAATCATTGATAATACCTTTGCTACACCATACCTTTTCAGACCCATTGACCATGGAGCGGACATTGTGGTTCATTCGGCAACAAAATGGCTGCTTGGGAATGGAACAACGCTTGGAGGAATTATTGTAGATGGCGGCAAGTTTGACTGGTCTACAGGCAAATTTCCAGCCTTCGTTACTCCTGATCCAAGCTACCACAATATCGTTTTTGCCGAAGCCCTCGGTGAACTCGCTTATATCGTAAAGGCAAGGGTTCAGCTTCTGAGGGATTTAGGTCCGGCACTAAGTCCGTACAATGCCTTTCAATTCACGCTCGGTTTAGAGACGCTGCATGTCAGGATGAAGGAACATATTGCGAATACGAGGAAAATCGTTTCCTACCTTCAAAACCATCCTGCCATAAAGTGGGTTCTGTATCCGGAGCTTGAAGGCCATCCATCAAAAAGCCTTGCTGATCGATATTTGCCTAAAGGAGCGGGTGCTGTTATTGTCTTTGGAATAGATAGGGGCTTGGAGGAAGGGAAAGCCGTGATCAATCATACGAAATTATGGTCTCATGTAGCGAATGTCGGGGATGCCAAAAGCTTGATTATTCATCCGGCAAGCACGACACATCAGCAGCTTGGCAAGGAAGAGCTGTCAGAGGCCGGGGTTTCCGAGGATCTGATCAGATTGTCTGTAGGAATTGAACATTCAGACGATCTCATTGAAGATCTGGAGTCAGCTATTTTCGCAGCTACGGGAAAACGATCGTTAACTGTCATAAGCAATTAG
- the sufD gene encoding Fe-S cluster assembly protein SufD, with protein sequence METQIKFDKDYVAGFSSKHGEPDWLKDLRLQALEKSEELPMPRPDKTNIKNWNLTDFDQHTVESQGYTSLHDLDDSVKILVDAENQDQTLYIQRDHTPAYVSLSEEAKSKGVIMTDIFTAVKEHGDLVQKYFMQDGVKTDEHKLTALHAALMNGGTFVYVPKNVELEAPLQAVFVHEKAKAVFNHVLVVAEDNSSVTYVENYISVNSEEAIFNIVTEVFANTNARVTYGAVDTLSKEVTSYVNRRGVAGRDARIEWALGMMNDGNTVSENVTNLVGDGSYGDTKTVVVGRGEQTQNFTTKVVHFGKHSEGYILKHGVMKDSATSIFNGIGKIELGASKSNAEQESRVLMLSEKARGDANPILLIDEDDVTAGHAASVGRVDPLQLFYLMSRGISQAEAERLVIYGFLNPVVKKMPIEGVKKQLVEVIERKVR encoded by the coding sequence TTGGAAACGCAAATCAAATTTGATAAAGATTATGTAGCCGGCTTCTCTAGTAAGCACGGCGAACCGGATTGGCTAAAGGACCTTCGCTTGCAGGCGTTGGAGAAATCCGAAGAGCTTCCTATGCCAAGACCGGATAAAACAAACATAAAGAATTGGAACTTAACGGATTTTGACCAGCATACCGTTGAGAGCCAAGGATATACATCTCTTCATGACCTTGATGATTCCGTTAAGATTTTAGTGGATGCTGAAAATCAAGATCAGACCCTATACATTCAGCGTGATCATACACCGGCATACGTTTCTTTATCAGAAGAGGCGAAGTCTAAAGGTGTGATTATGACAGATATTTTCACTGCTGTTAAAGAGCACGGAGATCTTGTTCAAAAGTACTTCATGCAGGATGGCGTTAAAACAGATGAACATAAGCTTACAGCTCTTCACGCAGCGCTTATGAACGGAGGAACATTTGTTTATGTTCCGAAGAATGTTGAATTGGAAGCACCGCTTCAAGCTGTTTTCGTTCATGAAAAAGCAAAAGCGGTCTTTAATCACGTATTGGTTGTTGCAGAAGACAATAGTTCCGTTACTTATGTAGAGAACTATATTTCTGTTAACAGCGAAGAAGCAATCTTCAACATCGTGACAGAAGTGTTTGCGAACACGAACGCACGAGTAACCTACGGAGCGGTAGACACTCTTTCTAAAGAAGTGACTTCATACGTGAACCGCCGCGGTGTTGCAGGGCGTGATGCGCGCATTGAGTGGGCGCTTGGAATGATGAATGACGGAAATACGGTTTCTGAAAATGTAACGAACCTTGTCGGCGACGGGTCTTATGGAGACACCAAAACAGTGGTTGTAGGACGCGGAGAGCAAACCCAGAACTTTACGACGAAAGTTGTTCATTTTGGTAAACACTCTGAAGGATACATCCTGAAGCATGGTGTAATGAAGGACAGCGCTACTTCCATCTTCAACGGAATCGGAAAAATTGAGCTGGGTGCTTCAAAATCCAACGCTGAGCAGGAATCCAGAGTGCTCATGCTGAGCGAAAAAGCACGCGGAGATGCAAATCCGATTCTCCTGATTGACGAAGATGATGTAACAGCAGGCCATGCTGCATCAGTTGGACGTGTAGATCCGCTTCAGCTGTTTTATCTTATGAGCAGAGGGATTTCACAGGCTGAGGCTGAAAGACTTGTTATTTACGGCTTCCTTAACCCGGTGGTAAAGAAAATGCCAATAGAAGGCGTTAAGAAACAGCTTGTGGAAGTTATCGAGAGGAAAGTTAGATAA
- a CDS encoding toprim domain-containing protein, with translation MSEAPKIIIVEGRSDKIKIQEVINEPVKIICTNGTISLTRMDELIDEYFENDVYVLVDTDEAGEKLRKQFIREFPEASHLYIDKMYKEVAAAPEHHIASVLLGANIDVQAKFL, from the coding sequence ATGTCAGAGGCTCCTAAAATCATTATTGTTGAAGGCAGATCAGATAAGATTAAAATTCAGGAAGTCATTAATGAGCCGGTCAAGATTATTTGCACGAATGGTACGATTAGTCTTACAAGAATGGACGAACTTATTGATGAGTACTTTGAAAATGATGTCTATGTGCTAGTGGATACAGACGAAGCGGGAGAGAAGCTGCGAAAGCAGTTCATCAGAGAGTTCCCCGAAGCTTCGCATCTGTACATTGATAAAATGTATAAGGAAGTAGCTGCAGCTCCAGAACATCATATCGCCTCTGTATTGCTTGGTGCGAATATTGATGTCCAGGCGAAATTTTTATAG
- the gcvH gene encoding glycine cleavage system protein GcvH yields MNTPNELRYSEEHEWVKVEGDKVRVGITHFAQSELGDIVFVELPEAGTEIKADEPFGSVESVKTVSELYAPISGKVVEVNEDLDDNPEYVNESPYEKAWMIVIEPSDSSEIENLMTAEQYTEMTNED; encoded by the coding sequence ATGAATACACCAAACGAACTTCGTTATTCTGAAGAACATGAGTGGGTAAAAGTAGAAGGCGATAAAGTACGAGTAGGGATTACACATTTTGCACAATCAGAGCTTGGAGATATTGTTTTCGTTGAGCTTCCTGAAGCAGGTACGGAAATTAAAGCAGACGAGCCCTTTGGTTCTGTTGAATCTGTTAAAACCGTTTCTGAGCTTTATGCACCAATCAGCGGTAAGGTAGTAGAAGTGAATGAAGACTTGGATGATAATCCTGAATATGTTAACGAATCTCCATATGAAAAAGCATGGATGATCGTAATCGAGCCTTCTGATTCAAGTGAAATTGAAAACTTGATGACGGCAGAACAATACACAGAAATGACCAACGAAGACTAA
- the sufC gene encoding Fe-S cluster assembly ATPase SufC, translating to MSGSTLTIKDLHVEIDGKEILKGVNLEIKSGEFHAIMGPNGTGKSTLSSAIMGHPKYEVTKGSITFDGEDVLEMEVDERGRAGLFLAMQYPSEISGVTNADFLRSSINARREEGQEISLMKFIRQMDENMEFLEMDPDMAQRYLNEGFSGGEKKRNEILQLMMIKPKIAILDEIDSGLDIDALKVVSKGINQMRSDDFGCLIITHYQRLLNYITPDHIHVMMQGRIVKSGGPELAQRLEAEGYDWIKQELGIEDETVGQEA from the coding sequence ATGTCAGGTTCAACTTTAACTATTAAGGATTTACACGTTGAGATCGACGGGAAAGAGATTTTAAAAGGTGTTAACCTTGAAATAAAAAGCGGTGAGTTCCATGCGATTATGGGACCGAACGGAACGGGTAAATCTACTCTTTCTTCAGCAATTATGGGGCATCCTAAATATGAAGTAACAAAGGGCAGCATCACATTCGACGGTGAAGATGTTCTGGAAATGGAAGTAGATGAGCGCGGTCGTGCAGGGCTTTTCCTTGCTATGCAGTATCCGAGTGAAATCAGCGGGGTAACAAACGCAGACTTCCTTCGCTCTTCTATCAATGCACGCCGTGAAGAAGGACAAGAAATCTCGCTGATGAAATTCATCCGCCAAATGGATGAAAACATGGAGTTCCTTGAAATGGATCCTGATATGGCACAGCGCTATCTAAACGAAGGTTTCTCAGGCGGGGAGAAAAAACGCAATGAAATTCTTCAGCTTATGATGATTAAGCCGAAGATTGCGATTCTTGATGAGATTGACTCCGGTCTTGATATTGATGCACTTAAAGTCGTTTCTAAAGGAATCAATCAAATGCGCAGCGACGATTTCGGCTGCCTGATCATCACTCACTATCAGCGTCTTCTTAACTACATCACACCTGATCACATTCATGTCATGATGCAGGGACGTATTGTAAAATCCGGCGGACCTGAGCTTGCTCAGCGTCTTGAAGCTGAAGGCTATGATTGGATTAAGCAAGAGCTAGGGATTGAAGACGAAACTGTCGGACAAGAAGCGTAA
- a CDS encoding YusG family protein yields the protein MTLKKQRIDVTDKVTGKFADGQMNLYLDNQPIGTMIYGVEGGSKFELKNGFEANEDRFYQMADVPVKPDEKYVDCDDENGWC from the coding sequence TTGACGCTAAAAAAACAACGCATCGATGTTACTGATAAAGTAACGGGCAAGTTTGCTGATGGGCAAATGAATCTTTATTTGGACAACCAGCCAATCGGGACAATGATTTATGGAGTAGAAGGCGGCAGCAAATTTGAATTAAAAAACGGATTTGAAGCCAATGAAGACCGTTTTTATCAGATGGCTGACGTGCCGGTTAAACCAGATGAAAAGTATGTTGATTGTGACGACGAAAACGGCTGGTGTTAA
- a CDS encoding arsenate reductase family protein yields the protein MMLDFYWYPKCGTCRKAKKWLEEHGHELNTIHIAENPPSKETLKDLYSRSGLELKKFFNTSGQKYRELGLKDRLSSMSEDEMLTVLSSDGMLIKRPITANGSKVTVGFKEDEFEQMWT from the coding sequence ATTATGTTGGACTTTTACTGGTATCCTAAGTGCGGTACATGCCGGAAAGCTAAGAAATGGCTGGAAGAGCATGGCCACGAACTAAATACTATACATATTGCGGAAAATCCGCCGAGTAAAGAGACACTAAAAGATCTTTACTCCAGGAGCGGCTTGGAGCTGAAGAAGTTTTTTAATACGAGCGGACAGAAATACCGTGAGTTGGGTTTGAAAGACCGATTGAGCAGCATGTCTGAAGACGAAATGCTAACCGTTTTATCTTCAGATGGAATGCTCATTAAAAGACCGATTACAGCGAACGGAAGCAAGGTCACTGTCGGTTTTAAAGAAGATGAATTTGAGCAAATGTGGACATAA
- a CDS encoding methionine ABC transporter ATP-binding protein, whose translation MITLNNVSKVYSVKSGSITAVDDVNLEVQKGEIFGIIGYSGAGKSSLIRLLNGLETPTSGTIEVAGNRIGEIKGSKLRKARQEISMIFQHFNLLWSRTVADNIAFPLEIAGIPASERKERVKELVRLVGLEGRESAYPSQLSGGQKQRVGIARALANNPKVLLCDEATSALDPQTTDSILELLVDINQRLGLTIVLITHEMHVIRKICHKVAVMEDGKIVEEGEVLNVFRKPKAPITKRFVQQVTEPEETKETIAHLIDSYPSGRIVQLTFVGDSTEQPVVTSLIKNYDVKVNILQGKISQTQSGAYGALFLYIDGEETEMDRALQFLSDHQVEVEVVAHA comes from the coding sequence GTGATTACACTAAATAATGTTTCAAAAGTATACTCTGTAAAATCAGGGAGTATCACAGCCGTGGATGATGTAAACCTTGAAGTTCAAAAAGGGGAAATCTTTGGGATCATCGGCTACAGCGGAGCAGGCAAGAGTTCTTTGATCAGGCTTTTGAATGGTCTCGAGACTCCGACATCGGGAACAATTGAGGTCGCAGGCAACCGCATAGGTGAGATAAAAGGAAGCAAGCTTCGGAAGGCCAGACAGGAAATCAGTATGATCTTCCAGCATTTTAATCTCCTGTGGTCCCGCACAGTCGCTGACAACATTGCATTCCCGCTTGAAATTGCAGGAATCCCTGCTTCTGAAAGAAAGGAGCGGGTGAAGGAATTAGTCCGTCTTGTCGGATTGGAAGGCAGAGAGAGTGCTTATCCATCACAGCTGAGCGGAGGTCAAAAGCAGCGGGTCGGTATTGCAAGAGCCCTTGCTAATAACCCGAAAGTGCTGCTGTGTGACGAAGCAACCTCAGCGCTTGACCCTCAGACAACGGATTCTATTCTGGAACTGCTTGTAGATATTAACCAGCGTCTGGGCCTGACAATTGTTCTCATTACCCATGAGATGCACGTCATCCGCAAAATCTGCCACAAGGTAGCGGTCATGGAAGATGGGAAAATTGTTGAGGAAGGAGAGGTGCTGAATGTATTCAGAAAACCTAAAGCTCCTATTACGAAACGATTTGTCCAGCAGGTTACTGAGCCTGAAGAGACAAAGGAAACCATTGCCCATCTGATTGATTCTTATCCATCAGGACGAATCGTCCAGCTGACCTTCGTAGGCGATTCTACCGAGCAGCCGGTTGTGACCAGCTTAATTAAAAACTACGATGTAAAGGTGAATATCCTGCAGGGTAAAATATCTCAGACCCAAAGCGGGGCTTATGGTGCACTGTTCCTTTATATTGACGGGGAAGAAACAGAAATGGACCGGGCTTTACAATTCTTATCAGATCATCAGGTAGAAGTGGAGGTGGTTGCCCATGCTTGA